The Gossypium arboreum isolate Shixiya-1 chromosome 4, ASM2569848v2, whole genome shotgun sequence DNA segment atttgattacatgtaagaccatatctgggaccctggcattgtacgagcttatgagcTATCTAAGTATTCTTATTGatttcgagtggttcaacgggcattctgagaaatgaatAACTATATGAAATTGTATCTGATTCAGGGGTGTGTGATTTGTTTATGAAATTTAgaaatgaaaggtgagtatgtatCATATGACCGTATGTGAATTATATGACAACGAATAATatgaatgtatataaatgaaCGATGTGTTATATACGCTCATTATTTGAAAGTGTGGTCCTATGTTTCAGACATGAAATTTATGAATCatgaaacatggctttgatgtatgATTGCTTTGTTCAAAAACTTGAACAGATAAGgaaattaaaatggttgagttggTGTATGCTTTATATGTAATATATGATTAGTAAAAATAAAGTTGATCTTGGTTGACTATATGATTCATGTATGGGAACTTAGTTTATGTAATAAGGGAATTATGATGTCCGAgtttggaagtgtttataaagaagttgatataactTTATGTATGATTTATAATAAATGACTATGGTTTGGTTGGCGATGTAATGAATATGTGCgagcttgatttatatgattgagctAATGATTGTTATTAGAATTTGAAAGCATGGGTTATATGttcattgataaataagataagtgGAGTTACTTAAAAagtacatatgaatttacaagtATGAAGAATATATATGTGGTTGAGATTTGCTATATTTGACCTGATTAAATAGAattataaatatcattaagatgatttatttgcttatggcttactaagatttctaagcttactctgtgtgtttttcctatgtttatagagtttTGGAGACTTGCTCAAGTTGGAAGTTGTAGGAGATGTCATTACACTATTCGGTTATCGCtttggtaaataaaagctttgagtttttggttatgtggcatgtataagctagtttcAATATGGCTCGTTttgatttttatatatgtatatagccatgcgaaaatggctttatcATGATGCTAATGTTGTGTATATTCAGTTATGTATTAAGCTAATTTTTGGGAAGTACGTTTCATGATTTAGTTATGGATTTGGTATAATTTTGATATGAGATTGACATGATAATTTTGAGATGTTGATCATGTATGAGTTAATGAATTTGGCATgtaattttggtatgttttggtatagagaTTGAACATGAAATTTGATGATGATATTATGATTGATTGATGCATGTTTGAAGTTGAATTTAGCTGAAAATGTTGTatatatgatgcttgattttggacttgtagggaggaccctattAGGTGGCAAATTAGCCTTACTAATGGCCTATAATTGCCTGCACGGTTaagcgcacgggcgtgtgtcttgactgtGTTCGTAAATGTTTAGTTTTGAATCAAGTCGGActtgcacacgggctagacacatgggcgtgtcttatggcagtgtggacaagtcagtatgtatgccatgtttcgtcacggcctagacacacgggcatgtctaatgctgtgtgaggcacacagtctactcacacgggcgtatgacctttataacttagaaaaatttcaaagtttcgtATAAATTTTTGTATGTGTCTGgcttagtcccgacctcttcctaatgcatgtttaaggtctcatgaCCTAAGAAAGGGGCTTTATGGTGATATTAgactatgatatgatgatgtataATTTATGATTGTGAAGTGGCTGCGAATTGTTCCGATATGtcaagtaatgcctcgtaactctaatctggcgacggatacgggttaggggtggtACATTTGTAGGGAGAACGATAGCTTCTACCCACTTGGAAACATAATCTATAGCCACAAGCACATACATGTTGCCCCCAAGAAGATGGAAATGGACCCATAAATTTGATTCCCCACACATTAAATAGGTCAACTTCTAAAATATTTTGCAGTAATTTTTCATGCCTCATTGATAAGTTCCCAGCTCTTTGAAAATGATCACAAGCCTGGTAAAATTTATGAGCATCTTTTAACATGCTTGGTCAATAAAAGCTAGATTGGAGAACTTTTGTCATAGTTCGCATTCCCCCAAAGTGTCCTCCATATGGTGCAGAATGACAATGGTGTAAAATACTTTGAATCTCATCTGGAACACACATCTGAATTATTTGATCTGTACAATGTTTGAATAAAAATGGCACATCCCAATAATATTTCTTAGCATTATGGAGAAATTTCCTTCGTATCTGACAGTTGTGCCCGGGTGGCAGTAACCCACTGACTAAGAAATTAATGATATCGACATACCTAGGTAATGTCGTGGAACCAATAGTTGCTCATCTGGGAAATCCTCCTTAATGCGTTAAATGTTGTTGTTTTCATTGCATGCTTTAAGTCTCGACAAGTGATCAGCCTCTTGATTCTTATTTCCCTTCTTATCTGAAATTTCAAGATCAAATTCCTGTAGCAGTAAGATCCACCGAATTAACCTTGGCTTGGCAATTTTTTTGGTCACCAAATAGTTAATTGCAGAATGGTCCATATAAACTATAACTTTGGTACCAACtaaataatatttgaatttgtCAAATGCAAATACCACAACCAATAGCTCCTTCTCAATAGTCATGTAATTCAGCTGCACATCTGTCATGGTTCCGCTTGCATAAATGGCCTGAAACATTTTATCCTTCTTTTTCCAAAGCATTGCTCCTATAGAAAAATCACTAGCATCGAACATAAGTTCAAAAGGTAGTGTCCAGTTCAGTGCTATGACAATTGGTGTTGTCATTAGTTACTTTTTAAATTCTTCAAATGCTTGTAAACAAGACTCATCAAACTTGAAACATCTATTATGCTCTAACAATGCACACATGGGTTTGGATATTTTTGAAAAATCCTTAACAAAGCAACGATAAAATCTTGCATGGCCAAGGAAACTTCAAGTACCTTCAACTGTAGTAGGTGGTGGCAATTTCTTAATAACCTCaatctttgctttgttttatgAAAATCTATTGCTGTGAAATTTTATGACTCAGAATAATGCAATCACataccatgaaatgacatttcTCTCAATTCAAAACAAGGTTAGTTTCTTCATAATAACAAAAACTAGCTCTAGATTCTTCAAACAACCTTCGAAAGTGTGACATCCCTCACTCGCATtgagaatagggttacaaagcattaccaaacttataacatatttaaacATACACTTCAAATATAAATAGTCAATTCATAAACATTTCGTTTACAACCACtcattttgtccctaatacgagcctatgaggctcaaaacattcattgggagtggttcaggactaaaccaataactttggAGACTTtaagaacacttagaaaattttctctaaaatagaggacacacacccgtatggccCGGCCTTGTGTCTCACATAGCCAACAGATATGCTCGTGTCACAGGCCTTGTGGACATTCGAAACggaatcacatggccgtgtcccagcctatgTCTGACCCCgtttaactctctgacttgggtcacacggccaacagacacgcccatgtgccctaaaaatggccatacacgcccgtgtaccagatCATGTGCTAGGCTATGCCAAACATGTAGGGTATACTGAATTATGCCACATGGcaaagtcacacgctcgtgtgtgaggtcgtgtggagtatgctgacttgattttaatttcaacactaggggaaacacacgtctgtgtctctgcccgtgtggaaaaaataggctatttaccaagccatttttccaccctatCTTATGAAGACCTACATCAACCCAGTTGGCACCAAAACATAGCACAATATGACATTttaaccaaccaattcaagcttaATTCATGCATAATCTTTACCACCTTTCTCAATACACAGAAGACACAACAGATACCATACCATTTAGACCAAAATCAcatatacaatttaattaaatatacacttccaaatatgCATCATTTAGCCTAATTTCTTAAGCAAATCAATATCCACAAATCAACCATTTGATACTTATAATGCCTATTACCATTAAGCATCACACAACATCATTCAACACATTTCACAAGACATAGACATGTATATATAAACATGATTCAAACATActaaaataacccaaaatgagccatcactcatggctatatatacaaaccaaaacatatacatttacaagctaaTTCAAATAGCTAAATTTATTACCaacacataaccaaaatgaccaaagtccctatacatgccatataaccaaaacacaagctcaaaagtaccaatttgatagttggatagtgtgacgatttctcCTATGATCcctgagtctgagctagctttaagtcactataaaacatggaaaaataaacaaagtaagctttataacttagtaagctcgtatgaaataaactcaatctaAACATGAAtattcaaatcatcaatttgaacatatTAATATGTACTTCTTGTAACTAATAAACCTTTCACACTTTCAATCATAATCTTATATATAACTTCACAACTTCTTCGATTTAAGCTTATATGTTCATGTACATACTTttaccatctcgtatcaatctcatacacaatcacgtctttcatttacccgttgaaccattcagaatactatcggatactcgggaaactGCACCAAAGTGCCActtatatagtcgaagctatttcaatctcatatcacatatactgcccacactagagctatcaacaggcctgctcacacaagccgtgggtcaagatgtagctacacagtgctgctcacacaagctgtcaagtaaccgcaacacacgccggtatactcagccactggtaggatgtacaggacaagcacccaaatcacataatcacaataattcCTTAATGACttgtcactagtatccaaatctactcctaaggttcaactagaaTTTCAAATGTCGAATTATTGTCGAATCATTGTCGAATTTGTTTGTAGTCTCGTattcacattttatgcaatatcaaagaatttaaaacataattttaacaatgcttataacatacaaacttacctggattcaaaaaaaaaaaatggaatgaACCGACTAATccaatactttatttttcccccaatcAAGATCCGagtttttcttttcttgatctatataatatcaaatttagcttatttaatcatctcactattcaatttagtccaaaattcactttaaagcacatttacacattttcccctaatATTCTACAATTTTTAccatttagtctttatttcataaaaacacaaattaacgCAATTAAATTCTAACCAATGCTAGGAAAATTACATATAACtccctaacagcccatatttttcatttatttcacattttaacctcaCAATTTTCATATTTCACGATTTAATCCcaaatttgcattttcactaaaaatcacttaacaaaacttgtataactatcatcaaatattcataatctatcatcaaacatcaaaacacatgcttattcatcaatgggaacattcaaaatctttgacagttttgcaaaatcgtccctgggctagctagacctagttgcaatgatcacaaaaacatagaaatcattaaaaacggatcaaaaataCATACCAATGCAAAGAAaatagcttggccaaaccctagctgtGGCTTCCCTTGGTACTTTCGACTAAGAATCATCCAATGAAGAACATGGACACATTTTGTTTAAGTTATTTCAATTTTAACTactaaattacttaattaaccttactatataacattaaattttcacctaaccatgtccatcaTTGTCCACTCACACTAATCATAgattaattacaacataaggacttctaaTGTATAATTCCTTAgctattagacacttttaactaatagaacaacaaTTTTGCACTTGACGTGATtgagtcctttttatcaaattgactagtcaaacgataaaatttctaaacgaaatttttacacaatcattcaatcatgttgtaaacattaaaataataataaaataaacattttgacctcatatttgtggttctaaaaccactattctgatttgactaaaaacgggctgttacaaaaagTATTGCCAAGCACAAGGAAGTCATCCATGAAAACTTCTAAGAATTTCTCCACCATATCTAAAAATATTGCCATCATGTAGCACTGAAATGTTGTTGGGGCATTgcataacccaaatggcattcgTCTGAAAGGAAAGGTTCCATATGGACATGTGAAAGTGGTTTTTTCTTGATCAGTAGGAGCTATGGCAATCTGGTTATACCTTGAATAACCATCTAAGAAGCAATAGAAGGCTTTCCCTGCTAATCTATCTAACATTTGATCGATGACCGGCAAAGGGCAATGGTCCTTCCGAGTTGCTTTGTTAAGCTTACGATAGTCCATACATACTCTCCATCTTGTGACAGTACAAATTGGGATGAGTTCGTTGTTGTTATTGCTAACTACGgtgatacctcctttctttggtaCACATGAATAGGGTTCATCCATGAACTATCTAAAATTGGGTATATTATTCTAGCATCAAGCCATTTAATAGTCTCATTTTTAACGACTTCCTTCATGATAGGGTTCAGTCTTCTCTACTGCTCACTAGACTTGCTATGGCAATCCTTCAGTAGAATTTTACGCATGCAAATAGCAGGAATGATTCCCTTAATATTAGCAGTTGTCCACCCCAATGCCCTCTTAGATTTCTTCAAAACTTCTAATAACTACTTCTCATGATCAAGTGTTAATTCTACAGATATGACTACTAGCAAAGTGTTATTGTCTCCCAAGTAAGCTTACTTTAACTGCAATGGCAACTGCTTTAACTCCAAAGTAGGAAGGTCCTTTATGAAATGTCTTGGAGGCTTGAAAGAATGATTTGACAAATCTAAAAATTCAAAACTCCTTCCTTGTCAACATTTAAATTGCTTGATCTCCATAAGTTCACAAAGTTCACCAATCATTTCTGGTTCAGTCAGCTCAAATGGATTTCCATCACTATTAGAGTTACTGTAACAAAATTTTGCAAATTCTTTCTCTACTACTGTGTCGAGAAATTCAATAATGTGACATTCTTCATTTTCATCTACACACTTCATGGAAACAAAAACATTAAAGGTTATCTGCTGGTCGTTGACCCTCATTGTTAACTCACCTTTTTGCACATTAATTAGCGTTCTACTTGTTGCTAGAAACATTTTACCAAGAATAATTGGTACCTCTTTATCAATTcttactagtacatcttcaatctTACCTTTTGGATGTGCATAGGAGTTATCTGCTAGCTGCAGTGTGACTATGGTGGTTCTTGCCTTTCTAATTCCTAGCTTCCTGAAAATAGACATAGGCATTAAATTTATACTTGCACCTAAATCACATAATGTCTTACTAACATAATGATTTCCAATTGAATaaagaatagtaaaactcccttgGTTTTTCAACTTTGGAGGCAACTTGTTCATCAACATTGTTGTGTACCCTTCAGTGAGAGCAACAGTTTCAAATTCCCCTAATTGCCGCTTCCTTGACAAGATATCCTTTATGAACTTAACATAATTTGGCATTTGCTCTAAtgcttccaccaatggtatgttaATATGAAGTTTGTTTAGGACAtccaaaaaaattttgaattgaaaatctTGCTTAAACTTCGGGAATTGTTAAGGAAAATATGGTGGTGACCTTCTTTCAACTTGTTGCGGTTTCTTTGTCGTGGCATTCTTATTGGTAATACGAACTGATTTTACTTCAACATTTTCTTGTTTGACCTTATTAGTTGTAAACTACTTCAAAAATGGTTTGGAATTCATTTCATGTGTAAAATCTGAGCTATCCTCTTAAATAGTAACATCATTAACAACTCCAGGTAACTGAGTTCCACTTCTGAGTGTAATGGCCTTGTAATTATCCTTCCCTTTAGATCTTGAATTTTTAATAACACTCAGTAATGCTCCTTTCGATCTTAAACTTAATGCACTAGCAATCTGCCCTACTTGATTTTTCATAGCTCTTAATGATGCAGTTGGACTGTGTGCTACAACATCATTCTTGGCCATGTATTCCATCAATAGAGCTTCCatcaatgaagaagatgatgcttAACTTTGTTGAACTTTTTGTCGTGGCATGAGTTGATTATATCCAAGTGATGCAAACATTACTAGAATCTCAATCCTTGATTACTCCAGTTGAAGTTGGGATATTGTTTCCACTCTGGATTATATGTATTGGAATATGgattattattttgattgaaatttCCCATGTAATATAAACAGGTACGGTTCGATGGGCATTCATCAAAAACATGTTCttcccagtagtaaacacatgttAGCTCAGCTGCTTTCATTTCCTACACTACAGTTGGTCTCTTCAATGTTTTAATCATATTAGCTAGGGATGATACACGAGTTGTTAATGAGGTGATTGCATTAACCTCCATTACTCCGCAACTCTTCTGCTTGTATCTACTCTTGTAGTTGGATATTGATAATCGTTGTTAGCTATCCTTTCTAGAATTTCATATGCCTCATTGTATGATTTATCTAGCAAAATGTCATTGACAGATGCATTAACTACCATCTTTGTATGTGCATTTAATCCATTGTAAAACATTTCCATCTGTGTTCAATTTGGAAACCATGCATCGGGTATTATCTAAGTAAGTCTTTGAATCTCTCCCAAGCTTCATACAACGTCTCATCCTCGGATTGCCAAAAAGATGAATATCATTTCATAACTAGACATTCATGTTTGGGGGGTTGTATTACAACAAAAACCTTTCACAAAGTTCATTCCAAGATGCCATCGTTCTTGACAACAAAACATTTAACCATGCATTGGCATGATCTCGCAATGAATAAGGAAATAACTTGAGTCTCGGGGCATCTTTAGGAACACCCTATTGCCTGAATGAATCATAGACCTCCAAAAAGAGTCTTAAGTGTATCTTCAGTTCTTTAGTAGGTAATCCACTAAACTTTCCTACTGTTTGTagcattttaaaaattattggTTTCAACTCGAAATGCTGAGCTTGAATTTGTGGCCTGACAATCCCGAGATTCAAATTATCCAAGATAGGCACTACATGTTCTCTGATGGGTCTATCTCTATCACTTATCACACGAGGAATATCAACATCCCTACCATTCAGAGGTAATGGATCTTCTCTGTCTAGATCATTTCCAATCCTTGCCATCTCTCGCAATTCTTTTCTCCTTCTCCTCAATGTCCTCTCAATTTCATGATCAAAGTAATACTTTTCATTCTCGGGAATACCTTTACCCATAAACTAGCAACAGAcctaaaaaagaataaaaaataactCAATGAGCTAAAACTAACAAAATTAAATCAGTAATAACAAACCAAAGTTCACCAAATTACCGATCCCCTGGCAACGACGACAAAAACTTGTCGCGTGTGAAATGATATGCGAATATGCAAGTGTACatgtcgaatcaagtaataaagtagtAAGTAAGATCATCTCCATAGGGATCGGTTAAGATTAATTTGGTTAAGTTATCATTATGAACTATATGAATCAGGGTATGGCaagaaaaacaaaataacaaaTTTGTAAAGGATAATCGCATATacaatattaaaatcaaataactAACTTAAAATGTTGTGGCAATTTAACGAGGCAAAGTTGAGAGGAAAAACACTATTGAATTGAAAGGTTGGTATTACATAGATTACATCCCTAAAACACATTAATGCCATGGCAAAGTTGTAACAATTTAGTAATTAGATTTTAGCTACAGTAGTCTGCTTCTTTCAAGAGTTAGACTTCAAGCTACCATTCCTAAGGCTTTGCATGTCTACAAGCTTTAAAAATGGTACCCGGTATTTTCTTTCCTACTCTGTATAGAGTGAAACTCTATGTCTAAAGTGCTACGAATATTCTTTCGAGTACTCACTTGTATCATTCAATCATAATCCAACTAATTTAGCCTTTTTCAGAATTAAATCAAGTTTGTGAACATAccattcatgtaacaccccaaatccggctCGAATGTTATGGTCAGATCTGGcgcatcacattgaagtgttttagcgaaaaccttgttttcattgaaaacccttcctaaaaaaaatatgaaacttTAATAAACTGATTAAACTCTCTTTTCAGTCACAAAAACTTGCCTATAACATAAAGTTTTATGAAAACCTGTCATCTTAAAAtctagttgcggaaacgtagaaaacatactatgatTTAGGAAATCTATGTTCaatttctcgtaattacaatgcagaaaaataatgatccacataataacaaaatggaagccttattacatttcAGTCTTaaaagtacttaataaaatagaaacttatatgcttttaaaagaaagacaagtccaagttgtcttgGTAGCTAGCCacctagagtccctccaaacatcgaaccttctactgagcatcacctgaaaataaaataaaagagggggtgagttttcataaactcagtgtgtagcaCCCTCGACGAGTAACAATCATTCAATATTCACCACATACtgaacatgcaatgcaatgcagtgcaatcccatcccaataatccatccgctacacaccagttCTGTCCCttgatacacatcatgtggggatataaatatcgacccacccaaccgatacacatccatggtagcccggttgcggaactaccttcatttatacATTGGACTTAAAAGCCATCGGTGCATCCATGATTGTCAAGTAACCATGAGATCCTCATATACTATTTCTGTTCCAtatttcccaacccatatgcaacctaagcagaatatcatctGTATGCAGCAAATATGCCTATCATATCCATAAAACCTACATTCAACACATAGAGGTATTTTGGTCATCGTCACCCTTACGGGCATTATGTGATTTTCCCattattacggttttcacttaccttggcccattaacaaatcctgtgagctaagatgaacgaatactatgcaccaggtaggattctagataagaggaggtgagtcattaagaccgcttaagtaccaatctctccctagatccaatcctagacatgcatatacccgttgccacaccttaaccctttgacttgtccacggttgcaatatattaattaagtcttatgtggatatcatatactaggcccaaaaccccttacaaagcccaaacaatttcacatacctgtatctatCACATTAAGCCCaaacatattcatatggcccattaggcccaaatcacctgtatatggcctattaggcccaaatcacatttatatggcccgttaggcccagtcacattcataatcatgctcacatacaagttcctatcacatagcatcaacattcagtttttgcctattgtgggcccaacagcccatcagacctatttagcccattccggcccatatggccaaatcacaacccaagtccacggaatcgcccgtgggcctcagggaacctatcggtctcccccttatgagtgttcgcgcactcacaagactacgtagccaaacttttggcttttcggcattttgacttttcggcCTTTCGGCGTTTACtgatacataatgtgtgtgcagtacatgtacacacctggtaagcaagcattctgcgattcccttagtccaaacctacaaacgatatcacccttccattaatcacatgcttaatacatatccttACTAAAACCAAAACCTCACATTAACCTTACCTTACGCGATCAGCCCTTTCTTAAATccctaaccacgatcaactcctagatcaaaACCGCAAACACCTAAAGAGAAACTTGGCAGAAACCTAAGATCCGAGACCTGATACTAATTCCACTAGATTTGGTCAAAAAGTATTCAGCACTTGGGAGATTCGGCTTTTTGACTTTCCAagcttagtatggtgaataaggtttatttggtacagattaaagaagaagagtagaagaagaaattggctaagtgaaataaagaaaattgtggagagaagaatagaaattggtaggaagaaaagaaagaaaaataaaagggttttcgactttttggATCATGAAAAGAAAAGGGTTATCGACTTTTAGAGAAAGGGGTTTCTGacaacaaggtgaagaagaatttcggcagtagcctggcaaccctgtattcggcccctatttatagcccttatagctgaattttccataCCCAATTCCCAATTTGGcaccatcacttctcccttctcatctcctcgtttttctccttgataaccccttgatcctttccttaattttctcttctgaccACTCCCCTTAGAGTGCAACTTcatgccacttccatccttctacaaggccaaaattaaacttctaaaacacaaaactaagattcgaaccttggacctccttgctagctactaacaccAACTCCCTGCACTCTaggtggcgtcacttagccactcttccacaaggctttttgatgctattttccccctatttttatttaaaagcccacctacttgccaaccttgattcttttaataattaaactataatttcatttattcctaggttcaaactcaaaccttaattatgaccaactataattatcacatggctaggaacataaaacacaatttttatcagaACTGAAATCAAAGAAAGttcgggatttcgggattttttgggttttgagatttttggggcattacaactctacaccctaaaagaaatttcgtcctcgaaatttccaactactaacatagactaccacaccacacttCGGTTGCACACTCTAACTCCAACTTAGGTAAATGGCACATTATGGGTAAGTACGTACCATTATTCGCCTCTAGAGTGTCTCCATCCTCTTGATGACGTGCTCCATAGACAAAAGTTGGTTGCCTCACCTCAGCATGATCAGCACCTCTGCATGGTGCTCCACAACCCAAACCCTTTCCACCCCTGACCTGATCACGGCCTCTCGGCGGTAGCTGACCATCCCTCAGTGGCTGTACACCACCTCGGTCCACGACTGGCACCTGA contains these protein-coding regions:
- the LOC108458620 gene encoding uncharacterized protein LOC108458620; this encodes MPNYVKFIKDILSRKRQLGEFETVALTEGYTTMLMNKLPPKLKNQGSFTILYSIGNHYVSKTLCDLGASINLMPMSIFRKLGIRKARTTIVTLQLADNSYAHPKGKIEDVLVRIDKEVPIILGKMFLATSRTLINVQKGELTMRVNDQQITFNVFVSMKCVDENEECHIIEFLDTVVEKEFAKFCYSNSNSDGNPFELTEPEMIGELCELMEIKQFKC